The following coding sequences are from one Deltaproteobacteria bacterium CG2_30_66_27 window:
- a CDS encoding tRNA (adenosine(37)-N6)-dimethylallyltransferase MiaA, protein MTVGRLIVLSGPTASGKSALALALAREFPLEIVNADSLQVYRHFDIGTAKPTVAERGEVPHHLIDVADPDERYDAGRYVREAEQAIAEIRGRGKVPMLVGGTGMYIRALLRGLDPLPSDPRVREDLSRRWNAEGGAALHAELARIDPGTSAKVHPSDRIRVVRALEIASIAGIPPSRARAAWSSAGLGHGCLFLALWPDRETLYGNISARTEEMFRRGLVEEVRGLLSRGVDRSLKPMMALGYRHAAAHLLDGVPLPETIGAVKRDTRRYAKRQVTWFSSEPDLVHIVPGEASRAPSEVVRMYLS, encoded by the coding sequence ATGACCGTCGGCCGTCTCATCGTCCTCTCCGGCCCGACGGCCTCGGGGAAATCGGCCCTGGCCCTCGCCTTGGCACGCGAATTCCCGCTGGAGATCGTCAACGCGGATTCCCTCCAGGTGTACCGGCATTTCGACATCGGTACCGCGAAGCCCACCGTTGCGGAGCGAGGCGAGGTCCCCCACCACCTGATCGACGTGGCGGATCCCGACGAACGTTACGATGCCGGGAGATACGTCCGGGAGGCGGAGCAGGCGATCGCGGAGATCCGGGGGCGGGGAAAGGTCCCGATGCTGGTCGGCGGGACGGGGATGTACATCCGCGCGCTGCTGCGGGGGCTGGACCCCCTCCCCTCGGACCCGCGCGTTCGGGAGGACCTCTCGCGGCGTTGGAACGCCGAAGGGGGCGCGGCGCTCCACGCGGAGCTGGCTCGGATCGACCCCGGGACGTCCGCGAAGGTCCACCCCTCCGACCGGATCCGGGTCGTACGCGCGCTCGAGATCGCTTCGATCGCGGGGATCCCCCCCAGCCGGGCGCGTGCGGCCTGGAGTTCCGCGGGATTGGGCCACGGGTGCCTGTTCCTGGCACTGTGGCCGGACCGGGAGACGTTGTACGGGAACATCTCCGCCCGGACGGAGGAGATGTTCCGGCGAGGGTTGGTGGAGGAGGTCCGGGGACTGCTCTCCAGGGGGGTCGATCGGTCGCTGAAGCCGATGATGGCCCTCGGGTACCGCCACGCGGCGGCCCATCTCCTGGACGGCGTCCCGCTTCCCGAAACGATCGGGGCGGTGAAACGGGACACCCGCCGGTACGCCAAGCGCCAGGTGACCTGGTTCTCCTCGGAACCGGATCTCGTTCATATCGTTCCGGGCGAGGCGTCCCGCGCTCCTTCGGAAGTCGTCAGAATGTACTTGTCCTGA
- a CDS encoding acetyl-CoA carboxylase carboxyltransferase subunit alpha — translation MILQYLDFERPIVDLENRLEQLKRLDDGTDKGVKEEIGKLERKIGKIRKEVFSNLTRWQITQLARHPNRPYLLDYVNLCFRNFVELHGDRAFRDDPPLVCGFAELEGRRVVLIGQQKGRNTNEKIQHNFGMANPEGYRKALRVMKMAEKFSLPVITFIDTPGAFPGIGAEERGQSEAIARNLLEMSHLKTPIVVAVIGEGGSGGALAIGVGDEILMMEYSVYSVISPEGCASILWRDTAKAEVAAEMMKITAPDLKKFGVIDRIIPEPLGGAHRDHKAAGDALKAALLDALPPLLSLPIPELLERRYRKFREMGAMKRKSGGAA, via the coding sequence ATGATCCTCCAATACCTCGATTTCGAGCGTCCGATCGTCGACCTGGAAAACCGACTCGAACAGCTGAAACGCCTCGACGACGGAACGGACAAGGGCGTCAAGGAAGAAATCGGGAAGCTGGAACGGAAGATCGGGAAGATCCGCAAGGAGGTCTTCTCCAACCTGACGCGCTGGCAGATCACCCAGCTCGCGCGCCACCCGAACCGGCCGTACCTGCTCGACTACGTCAACCTCTGCTTCAGGAATTTCGTCGAACTGCACGGGGACCGGGCGTTTCGCGACGATCCTCCCCTGGTGTGCGGTTTCGCCGAGCTCGAGGGGCGCCGGGTCGTCCTCATCGGGCAGCAGAAGGGGCGCAACACCAACGAGAAGATACAGCACAACTTCGGCATGGCGAATCCGGAGGGGTACCGCAAGGCCCTTCGCGTCATGAAGATGGCGGAGAAGTTCAGCCTCCCGGTCATCACCTTCATCGATACACCGGGGGCCTTTCCCGGGATCGGCGCCGAGGAGCGCGGCCAGTCCGAGGCGATCGCGCGCAACCTCCTGGAGATGTCGCACCTCAAAACCCCGATCGTCGTGGCCGTCATCGGCGAGGGGGGGAGCGGCGGGGCGCTGGCGATCGGTGTGGGGGACGAGATCCTGATGATGGAATATTCCGTCTACTCCGTCATCTCCCCCGAGGGGTGCGCCTCGATCCTCTGGCGCGACACGGCGAAGGCCGAGGTGGCGGCGGAGATGATGAAGATCACGGCCCCGGACCTGAAGAAGTTCGGGGTCATCGACCGGATCATCCCCGAGCCGCTCGGCGGCGCGCACCGCGACCACAAGGCGGCCGGCGATGCGTTGAAGGCGGCGCTGCTCGATGCGCTCCCTCCGCTCCTGTCCCTGCCGATCCCCGAGCTCCTCGAGCGGCGCTACCGGAAGTTCCGCGAGATGGGGGCGATGAAGCGGAAGTCCGGGGGAGCGGCTTGA
- a CDS encoding chorismate mutase: MTQDRLKELRVEIDAIDDRILELLNRRAKAAIEVGSLKKERSLRFYVPEREVEILRRLTDVNEGPFPNDGLKAIYREIISASLSLEKPLSVAFLGPQATFTHLACLKHFGESAEYVPQINLSAVFDAVDRNAADFGVVPIENSSEGIVSNTLDMFVDYNLLICGEILVEVAHDLLNVTGDIDHVRKVYSHPHAIAQCRGWLERNLREVPVFDVESTARAAELAADDPAAAAIAGDAAAKIYGLKAIRKRIQDNTNNFTRFIILGRQESVRTGNDKTSILFASRDEVGALFKMLEPFAKHNVNLTKIESRPVKTKAWEYLFFLDMSGHITDPPIAEALEDLKQRAQFIKILGSYPRAI; encoded by the coding sequence TTGACGCAGGACCGCCTGAAAGAGCTCCGCGTCGAAATCGACGCCATCGACGACCGGATCCTCGAGCTGCTGAACCGCAGGGCGAAGGCTGCCATCGAAGTGGGGTCGCTCAAGAAGGAGCGCAGCCTGAGGTTCTACGTCCCCGAGCGGGAGGTGGAGATCCTCCGGCGCCTGACCGACGTGAACGAAGGGCCGTTCCCCAACGACGGGTTGAAGGCGATCTACCGCGAGATCATCTCCGCGTCCCTCTCCCTCGAAAAGCCGCTCTCCGTGGCGTTCCTGGGCCCGCAGGCCACCTTCACCCACCTCGCGTGCCTGAAGCATTTCGGCGAGAGCGCCGAATACGTACCCCAGATCAATCTCTCCGCGGTGTTCGACGCGGTCGACCGGAACGCCGCAGACTTCGGGGTGGTGCCGATCGAGAACAGCAGCGAGGGGATCGTCAGCAACACCCTCGACATGTTCGTCGACTACAACCTGCTGATCTGCGGGGAGATCCTCGTCGAGGTGGCGCACGACCTCCTGAACGTCACGGGCGACATCGACCACGTGAGGAAGGTCTACTCCCACCCGCACGCCATCGCCCAGTGCCGCGGCTGGCTCGAGCGGAATCTTCGCGAGGTCCCCGTCTTCGATGTCGAGAGCACGGCCCGGGCGGCGGAACTCGCGGCGGACGACCCGGCGGCGGCGGCGATCGCGGGGGACGCGGCGGCCAAGATCTACGGGCTGAAGGCGATCCGGAAGCGGATCCAGGACAACACGAACAACTTCACCCGCTTCATCATCCTCGGGAGACAGGAATCCGTCCGGACCGGAAACGACAAGACCTCGATCCTCTTCGCGTCACGGGACGAGGTGGGAGCGCTCTTCAAGATGCTCGAGCCGTTCGCGAAGCACAACGTGAACCTGACCAAGATCGAGTCGCGGCCCGTCAAGACGAAGGCGTGGGAGTACCTCTTTTTCCTCGACATGTCGGGCCATATCACCGACCCGCCGATCGCCGAGGCGCTCGAGGATCTCAAGCAGCGGGCCCAGTTCATCAAGATCCTCGGATCCTACCCCCGGGCCATATAA
- a CDS encoding 3-deoxy-7-phosphoheptulonate synthase, which produces MIIVLRAGATDEDVRQIEETIKGKGLTAHISRGVERTIIGAIGDERKLDPDAFEGLPVVEKVLRILAPFKLVSREFRKEDTVITVNGKAVGGKALALFAGPCSVEGRDMMTGIAERVASAGATFLRGGAFKPRTSPYAFQGLGEEGLKYLAEARDRTGLPVATELMDPRDIDLVARYADIIQIGARNMQNFRLLTEVGKLDKPVILKRGMSATIQEWLMSAEYIASEGNQKIILCERGIRTYETATRNTFDVSSIPVVKSLSHLPVIADPSHAAGKRALVEPLAAAAIAAGADGLMIEVHQQPEKALSDGPQSLKPDAFTRMVGRLRKVAEAVGRTL; this is translated from the coding sequence ATGATCATCGTGTTGCGTGCAGGCGCGACGGACGAGGACGTCCGACAGATCGAGGAGACGATCAAGGGAAAGGGGCTGACCGCGCACATCTCGCGCGGGGTGGAGCGCACGATCATCGGGGCGATCGGAGATGAGCGGAAGCTGGACCCGGACGCGTTCGAGGGGCTGCCGGTCGTCGAGAAGGTGTTGCGGATCCTCGCCCCGTTCAAGCTCGTCAGCCGGGAATTCCGCAAAGAGGACACCGTCATCACGGTGAACGGGAAGGCGGTGGGGGGAAAGGCCCTCGCCCTGTTCGCCGGACCCTGCTCCGTGGAGGGGCGCGACATGATGACGGGGATCGCCGAGCGCGTCGCCTCCGCGGGGGCCACATTTTTACGCGGCGGGGCGTTCAAGCCGCGCACCTCCCCGTATGCTTTCCAGGGATTGGGGGAGGAGGGGTTGAAATACCTCGCGGAGGCCCGCGACCGGACCGGTCTGCCCGTGGCCACGGAGCTCATGGACCCGAGGGACATCGACCTGGTGGCGCGGTACGCCGACATCATCCAGATCGGGGCGCGGAACATGCAGAACTTCCGCCTTCTCACCGAGGTCGGAAAGCTCGACAAGCCGGTGATCCTGAAGCGCGGGATGAGCGCGACGATCCAGGAGTGGCTCATGTCGGCGGAGTACATCGCGTCCGAGGGGAACCAGAAGATCATCCTGTGCGAGCGCGGGATCCGCACGTACGAGACGGCCACGCGGAACACCTTCGACGTCTCCTCCATCCCGGTGGTCAAGTCCCTCTCCCACCTTCCGGTGATCGCCGATCCGAGCCACGCCGCCGGCAAGAGGGCCCTGGTGGAACCGCTCGCCGCGGCCGCGATCGCGGCGGGGGCCGACGGCCTGATGATCGAGGTCCACCAACAGCCGGAGAAGGCGCTTTCCGACGGTCCCCAGTCGCTCAAGCCGGACGCGTTCACGCGAATGGTCGGGCGGTTGAGGAAAGTGGCCGAGGCGGTCGGGAGGACGTTGTAG
- a CDS encoding 3-phosphoshikimate 1-carboxyvinyltransferase, whose translation MSGETIVRGELSVPGDKSISHRAVMFAALATGVSRIRGFLHAADTLSTAKMMRALGARIEEVSPTELRIEGRGLRALAEPADVIDAGNSGTTIRIGSGILAAQPFLSVVTGDRYLRRRPMSRVIDPLTRMGASILGRDGNRLPPLCIRGGVLRGIRYGMPVASAQVKSSLLLAGLYADAPVTVVEPMRSRDHTERMLTAMGATVSRDGNAVTVAPCVRLDPLEMTVPGDLSSAAFFLVLAAVTPGSSLTVRGVGVNPFRTGLLDVLRRMGADIRRTGERVEGGEPVADLIVRGAALSAAHVAREEVPGLIDEVPILCVAAAFSAGRTEIRGAGELRVKESDRIAAMVASLSSLGIPCGEYPDGLWVEGPAAVRPSGPCDSRGDHRIAMSLRILGAAAGVPVEVTDVDCIDTSFPGFQALLEGLTR comes from the coding sequence ATGAGCGGGGAAACGATCGTTCGCGGGGAACTTTCCGTTCCCGGCGACAAGTCGATCAGCCACCGCGCCGTGATGTTCGCTGCGCTCGCGACGGGGGTGAGCCGCATCCGCGGGTTCCTGCACGCCGCGGACACGCTGTCCACCGCGAAGATGATGCGGGCCCTCGGCGCGCGAATCGAGGAGGTTTCGCCCACGGAGCTCAGGATCGAGGGCCGGGGGCTGCGGGCCCTCGCCGAGCCCGCCGACGTGATCGACGCCGGAAACTCGGGCACTACGATCCGGATCGGGTCGGGGATCCTCGCCGCCCAGCCGTTCCTCTCCGTGGTCACGGGCGACCGGTACCTTCGCCGTCGCCCGATGAGCCGCGTGATCGATCCGCTGACGCGGATGGGGGCGTCGATCCTCGGGCGGGACGGGAACCGTCTCCCGCCCCTGTGCATCCGCGGCGGGGTGCTCCGGGGGATCCGGTACGGGATGCCGGTGGCTTCCGCACAGGTGAAGTCGTCCCTGCTGCTCGCCGGGCTGTACGCCGACGCCCCGGTGACCGTCGTGGAACCGATGCGGTCCCGAGACCACACCGAGCGAATGCTGACGGCGATGGGGGCCACGGTTTCCCGGGACGGGAACGCGGTCACCGTCGCGCCTTGCGTGCGTCTCGATCCTCTGGAGATGACGGTACCGGGTGACCTCTCCTCGGCCGCCTTCTTCCTCGTCCTCGCCGCCGTCACCCCGGGCTCGTCGCTCACCGTCCGCGGCGTGGGGGTGAACCCGTTCCGCACGGGACTCCTCGACGTCCTCCGCCGGATGGGCGCCGACATCCGGCGCACGGGGGAGCGGGTCGAGGGGGGAGAACCGGTGGCGGACCTGATCGTCCGCGGTGCGGCGCTGTCGGCCGCGCACGTTGCGCGGGAAGAGGTCCCCGGCCTGATCGACGAAGTCCCGATCCTCTGCGTTGCCGCCGCCTTCTCCGCCGGCCGGACCGAGATCCGCGGCGCCGGAGAACTGCGCGTCAAGGAGTCGGACCGGATCGCGGCGATGGTCGCCTCCCTCTCTTCGCTCGGCATTCCTTGCGGGGAGTACCCGGACGGCCTGTGGGTGGAGGGGCCGGCCGCCGTCCGCCCCTCGGGTCCGTGCGACAGCCGGGGGGACCACCGGATCGCGATGTCGCTGCGGATTCTCGGCGCGGCGGCGGGGGTTCCGGTCGAGGTGACGGACGTGGATTGCATCGACACGTCCTTCCCGGGGTTTCAAGCGCTGCTCGAAGGATTGACACGATGA
- a CDS encoding cytidylate kinase, producing MRSRPVVTIDGPSGAGKTTVSRQLAEGAGMVRVDTGAMYRAVALAAQRSGVPWDDPVRLGRVAREMDLSFRTVAGAPRVFLSGEDVSEAIRTPEMSMGASAVSAHGPVREALVTKQREMAREGGVVLEGRDTGTVVFPDAEAKFFLDAAAAVRARRRYLEISPPGAQPFEKVLRDVLRRDAQDSTRDHSPLRMADGALYIDSTTMTVDEVVREMLRRLQGVPR from the coding sequence ATGAGGTCCCGTCCGGTCGTCACCATCGACGGGCCCTCGGGCGCCGGGAAGACCACGGTGTCGAGACAGCTCGCGGAAGGCGCCGGAATGGTCCGCGTCGACACGGGAGCGATGTACCGGGCGGTTGCGCTGGCCGCCCAACGCTCCGGAGTCCCGTGGGACGATCCGGTTCGTCTCGGGAGGGTGGCCCGGGAGATGGACCTCTCGTTCCGCACCGTGGCGGGGGCGCCGCGCGTCTTCCTGTCGGGAGAGGACGTGAGCGAAGCGATCCGGACGCCGGAGATGAGCATGGGAGCCTCCGCGGTCTCGGCACACGGGCCGGTCCGCGAGGCGCTGGTGACGAAGCAGCGGGAGATGGCGAGGGAGGGGGGGGTCGTCCTCGAGGGGCGGGACACCGGCACGGTCGTCTTCCCCGACGCGGAGGCGAAGTTCTTTCTCGACGCCGCGGCCGCCGTGCGCGCCCGGCGCCGCTACCTTGAGATATCCCCCCCCGGCGCGCAGCCGTTCGAGAAGGTCCTGCGGGACGTTCTCCGCCGCGACGCGCAGGACAGCACGCGGGACCACTCGCCGCTGCGGATGGCGGACGGCGCCTTGTACATCGACTCGACGACGATGACGGTCGACGAGGTGGTGCGGGAGATGCTGCGGCGCCTGCAGGGGGTCCCGCGGTGA
- a CDS encoding 4-hydroxy-3-methylbut-2-enyl diphosphate reductase produces the protein MTKKVLIARSAGFCFGVRRAIAIADETAGKRAAGEGKEGPIQSLGPIIHNPQAVERLQEKGVRVVDTVDEIICGKAIIRSHGVTRSDRAALEGKGITIVDATCPFVTKAQEHARTLSRNGYAVVVVGDPNHPEVKSIISYIEKGVPVFTSIAEVSAAKGVRKAGIVAQTTQSFDNLMAFVAAAMKRFPEVRVFNTICNATALRQEESTALAGRTDVMFVLGGYNSANTRRLAEICKAINPRTHHIETEAELTPSMVEGASVAGVTAGASTPQWIISGFLERLKGLWKCDSIDVSFYR, from the coding sequence GTGACGAAGAAAGTCCTGATCGCCAGGAGTGCGGGCTTCTGCTTCGGCGTGAGGCGCGCCATCGCCATCGCCGACGAGACGGCCGGGAAGCGGGCGGCGGGAGAGGGGAAGGAGGGTCCGATCCAGTCCCTGGGTCCGATCATCCACAACCCGCAGGCGGTGGAGAGGCTTCAGGAGAAGGGAGTGCGCGTCGTCGATACGGTCGACGAGATCATCTGCGGGAAAGCGATCATACGTTCCCACGGGGTGACCCGCTCCGACCGGGCCGCGCTTGAGGGGAAGGGGATCACGATCGTCGACGCAACCTGCCCCTTCGTGACGAAGGCCCAGGAGCACGCGAGGACCTTGAGCCGGAACGGGTACGCCGTCGTGGTCGTGGGGGATCCGAACCACCCCGAAGTGAAAAGCATCATCAGCTACATCGAGAAGGGGGTCCCCGTCTTCACCTCGATCGCGGAAGTCTCGGCGGCGAAAGGGGTGCGCAAGGCGGGGATCGTGGCCCAGACGACGCAGTCGTTCGACAACCTCATGGCGTTCGTCGCCGCCGCGATGAAGCGATTCCCCGAAGTCCGGGTCTTCAACACGATCTGCAATGCGACCGCGCTGCGGCAGGAGGAGTCGACCGCCCTTGCGGGAAGGACCGACGTGATGTTCGTCCTCGGCGGGTACAACAGCGCGAACACGCGCCGCCTGGCGGAGATCTGCAAGGCGATCAATCCCCGCACCCATCACATCGAGACGGAAGCCGAGCTGACGCCTTCGATGGTCGAGGGGGCGTCGGTGGCAGGGGTGACCGCCGGGGCGTCGACCCCCCAGTGGATCATCTCGGGGTTCCTCGAGCGCCTGAAGGGACTTTGGAAGTGCGATTCGATTGATGTATCCTTTTACCGGTAA
- a CDS encoding integration host factor subunit beta, whose translation MTKSDLVEKLSESLTNLTKKECEVIVDTVFLNMKDALHRGEKIEIRGFGSFTVRTRRAKEGRNPKTGEKVAIPEKRIPFFKVGKELREMVNG comes from the coding sequence ATGACGAAGAGCGACCTGGTGGAAAAGCTGTCCGAGTCACTGACGAACCTGACCAAGAAAGAGTGCGAGGTCATCGTCGACACCGTTTTCCTGAACATGAAGGACGCCCTCCACCGCGGTGAAAAGATCGAGATCCGCGGGTTCGGGAGCTTCACCGTGCGGACCCGGCGTGCGAAGGAGGGACGCAACCCGAAGACGGGCGAGAAGGTCGCCATCCCCGAGAAGCGGATCCCCTTCTTCAAGGTCGGCAAGGAACTGCGGGAAATGGTCAACGGCTGA
- a CDS encoding DNA mismatch repair protein MutS yields the protein MTLPLTPAMRQYVEIKSRYRDCILFFRMGDFYEMFFEDALRASRLLDIALTSRDKESNIPMCGVPHHARNAYLSKLIRQGCKVAICEQIEEPGQKGIFRREVSEVVTPGLVFSEECLDARGNNFLAAVRFVAPFACAALDATTGEFFHEACDTEEALADALFRIAPAEFVALEGEGNPTTSRGKRLLEGKLLTLLSPSAVAAFPAPPGIEGIPSADHPSWGVVRAALYYLFLHQPAALSEIGRVAEREGRRYLAMDETAVRTLEIFSTLSGERKGSLLWAVDRTRTPMGARMLRAWLAAPLQDVERIGERHDAVGELLEAHAIRKSLSTPFDAMGDLSRLASRLAQDRSGPRDVTALRDHLEGISAIKTALGEPYAKRLQSVKGLLGDHAAVVDRISSALADPPPPGYREGGVFRPGYDAQVDELTRLLTHGKEMLAEMEVRERQRTGIGGLKVGYNRVFGYYIEVTRAHIDKVPADYIRKQTLANAERFITPELKEFEGRVLRAQEGRAAREEELFLALRDSLKEILPAVYAAAGGIGELDVLLSFAELAAENGYGRPQVNGGREILIENGRHPVVEKILGKHAFVPNDCRLSPDGTRLAVLTGPNMAGKSTYIRQAALIVLLAHAGSFVPADRAEIGLVDRIFTRIGASDDLSRGESTFMVEMRETARILDGVTDRTLVVLDEVGRGTSTYDGLSIAWAVAEHLHDSPSRPKVLFATHFHELTDIVSTCANARNFHVAVREWQGEIIFLRRIDEGSASKSYGIQVARLAGLPASVVERARDILKNLESAEYNEDGLPTLAGARAAGGSANAQMELFSRRARKDEDAVLEQVRRCEPERLSPLDALMRLAEWKGRLEKGAT from the coding sequence ATGACCCTTCCGCTGACCCCCGCGATGCGGCAATACGTGGAGATCAAGTCCCGCTACCGGGACTGCATCCTCTTCTTCCGCATGGGCGATTTCTACGAGATGTTCTTCGAGGACGCACTGCGCGCTTCCCGTCTCCTCGACATCGCCCTGACCTCGCGCGACAAGGAGTCGAACATCCCGATGTGCGGGGTGCCGCATCACGCGCGCAACGCCTACCTGTCGAAGCTGATCCGGCAGGGGTGCAAGGTGGCCATCTGCGAGCAGATCGAGGAGCCCGGCCAGAAGGGGATCTTCCGACGGGAGGTGTCCGAGGTGGTTACCCCGGGGCTGGTCTTCAGCGAGGAGTGCCTCGACGCCCGGGGGAACAACTTCCTGGCCGCCGTCCGGTTCGTCGCCCCGTTCGCCTGCGCCGCGCTCGACGCCACCACCGGCGAATTCTTCCACGAGGCGTGCGACACCGAGGAGGCGCTGGCGGACGCCCTGTTCCGGATCGCGCCCGCGGAGTTCGTCGCGCTCGAGGGGGAGGGGAACCCGACCACCTCGCGCGGGAAGCGGCTCCTCGAGGGGAAACTGCTCACGCTGCTCTCCCCGTCGGCCGTCGCGGCGTTTCCGGCTCCCCCGGGGATCGAGGGGATTCCATCCGCGGACCACCCGTCCTGGGGCGTCGTGCGGGCGGCCCTCTACTACCTGTTCCTGCACCAGCCGGCGGCCCTCTCCGAGATCGGACGGGTGGCGGAGCGCGAAGGGCGGCGCTACCTCGCGATGGACGAGACCGCAGTGCGGACGCTGGAGATCTTCTCCACCCTGTCGGGGGAGAGGAAGGGGAGCCTTCTCTGGGCGGTGGATCGCACGCGGACCCCGATGGGGGCCCGCATGCTGAGGGCCTGGCTCGCCGCGCCGCTGCAGGACGTGGAACGGATCGGTGAGCGGCACGACGCGGTGGGAGAGCTCCTCGAGGCGCACGCGATCCGCAAGTCACTTTCCACGCCGTTCGACGCGATGGGGGACCTCTCCCGTCTCGCCTCCCGCCTCGCGCAGGACCGTTCCGGCCCGCGCGACGTCACGGCGCTGCGCGACCACCTGGAGGGGATTTCCGCGATCAAGACCGCGCTCGGGGAGCCGTACGCGAAGCGCCTGCAGTCGGTGAAGGGACTTCTCGGGGACCACGCCGCGGTGGTCGACCGGATCTCCTCGGCGCTGGCCGATCCGCCGCCCCCCGGGTACAGGGAGGGGGGCGTCTTCCGCCCGGGGTACGACGCCCAGGTCGACGAGCTGACCCGTCTCCTGACCCACGGGAAGGAGATGCTGGCGGAGATGGAAGTGCGGGAGCGGCAGCGTACCGGGATCGGCGGTCTCAAGGTCGGCTACAACCGTGTCTTCGGATACTACATCGAGGTGACCCGGGCCCACATCGACAAGGTCCCCGCCGACTACATCCGCAAGCAGACGCTGGCCAACGCCGAGCGGTTCATCACCCCGGAGCTCAAGGAGTTCGAGGGGCGGGTGCTGCGCGCGCAGGAGGGCCGCGCCGCACGGGAGGAGGAGCTCTTCCTCGCCCTGCGGGATTCGCTGAAGGAGATCCTCCCCGCGGTCTACGCGGCGGCGGGGGGGATCGGCGAGCTCGACGTGCTCCTCTCGTTCGCGGAACTCGCGGCGGAGAACGGGTACGGGCGTCCGCAGGTGAACGGCGGGCGGGAGATCCTCATCGAAAACGGGCGCCACCCTGTGGTGGAAAAGATCCTCGGGAAGCACGCCTTCGTTCCGAACGACTGCCGCCTCTCCCCCGACGGGACGCGCCTCGCCGTCCTCACCGGTCCGAACATGGCGGGGAAATCGACCTATATCCGGCAGGCGGCCCTCATCGTGCTGCTGGCGCACGCGGGCTCCTTCGTCCCCGCGGACCGCGCCGAGATCGGCCTCGTGGACCGGATCTTCACGCGCATCGGCGCCTCCGACGACCTTTCCCGGGGGGAGAGCACGTTCATGGTCGAGATGCGGGAGACCGCCCGGATCCTCGACGGCGTCACCGACCGGACGCTGGTGGTTCTTGACGAGGTGGGACGGGGGACCAGCACCTACGACGGGCTGAGCATCGCCTGGGCGGTGGCGGAGCACCTCCACGACTCCCCGTCCCGGCCCAAGGTTCTCTTCGCCACCCACTTCCACGAGTTGACCGACATCGTGTCGACGTGCGCGAACGCGCGCAACTTTCACGTGGCGGTGCGCGAGTGGCAGGGCGAGATCATCTTCCTGCGGCGGATCGACGAAGGGAGCGCGAGCAAGTCGTACGGGATCCAGGTGGCGCGGCTCGCCGGCCTGCCGGCCTCCGTGGTCGAACGCGCCCGGGATATTTTGAAAAATCTCGAATCCGCCGAGTATAATGAGGACGGACTTCCGACGCTTGCGGGGGCGCGGGCCGCGGGTGGATCCGCCAACGCCCAGATGGAGCTGTTCTCCCGGCGTGCCCGGAAGGACGAAGACGCGGTCCTGGAGCAGGTCCGTCGGTGCGAACCGGAGCGACTCTCCCCGCTGGACGCGCTGATGCGCCTCGCGGAATGGAAGGGGAGGCTGGAGAAAGGGGCGACGTGA